In one Gemmatimonadales bacterium genomic region, the following are encoded:
- a CDS encoding carboxypeptidase-like regulatory domain-containing protein → MKRSAIVVAAFAGLLVGCRVDSVAPPTGGLGRFIVRGTVTNLAGTVNLANVTVQLQPLGGGPAVRTMLTDASGTYRTFGLAAGLYRVVVVMGDSSRITTVGIDRPPGLREPVTVGQTDSVVVPVLAYDPGKAISGSLTHFVQDTLRSLSVPFRNVKVWLFNSTRTTKLDSLRTSASGAIRFAVRPGTYYLRVDTASAEYKSVAVPAVIPTTALLDTLRVTASAPTATSNSATSTASGSLTYRAPYQIRARIFKDRCTPQPCTPDGVYRAVATDPDTIVSGVRIWLRRVGSTTNLGSGTVTSSTSTSATGNISFTSLDNAGDRWGLHVILWYLPAGCTIAATLTPEGDVQVTGDLAGGTVPLNNIPLTCP, encoded by the coding sequence ATGAAGCGTTCAGCAATCGTCGTGGCGGCCTTCGCGGGCCTGCTGGTGGGATGCCGCGTGGATAGCGTCGCTCCGCCGACCGGCGGCCTGGGACGGTTCATCGTGCGCGGCACCGTCACGAACCTCGCCGGCACGGTGAACCTGGCCAACGTGACCGTGCAGCTTCAACCGCTCGGGGGCGGGCCAGCCGTCCGCACCATGCTGACGGACGCCAGCGGAACGTACCGAACGTTCGGGCTCGCGGCCGGACTCTACCGCGTGGTGGTGGTGATGGGTGACTCGTCGAGAATCACCACGGTGGGGATCGACAGGCCACCCGGCCTCCGGGAGCCCGTGACCGTCGGGCAGACCGACAGCGTGGTCGTTCCCGTGCTCGCCTACGATCCCGGCAAGGCGATCAGCGGCAGCCTCACCCACTTCGTGCAGGACACGTTGCGCTCGTTGTCCGTCCCGTTCCGTAACGTGAAGGTATGGCTTTTCAATTCGACGCGCACGACGAAGCTGGATTCGTTACGCACCAGCGCGTCGGGCGCCATCCGGTTCGCCGTCCGCCCCGGCACCTACTACCTGCGGGTGGACACGGCGTCGGCGGAGTACAAGTCGGTGGCGGTTCCCGCCGTCATCCCGACCACGGCGCTCCTCGACACCCTGCGCGTCACCGCCTCGGCCCCGACCGCGACGAGCAACAGCGCGACCAGTACCGCCTCCGGATCGCTCACATACCGGGCGCCGTATCAGATCCGCGCGCGGATCTTTAAGGACCGCTGCACGCCGCAGCCCTGCACCCCCGATGGCGTCTACCGCGCCGTGGCGACTGACCCCGACACCATCGTGAGCGGCGTGCGGATCTGGCTCAGGCGCGTCGGCAGCACGACGAACCTCGGGTCGGGCACGGTCACGAGCTCGACCTCGACCTCGGCGACCGGCAACATCAGCTTCACGAGCCTCGACAACGCGGGCGACCGGTGGGGGCTGCACGTCATCCTGTGGTATCTGCCGGCCGGATGTACGATTGCTGCGACTCTCACGCCGGAAGGCGACGTCCAGGTGACGGGCGACCTGGCCGGCGGCACGGTACCGCTCAA